The sequence TACGGGCCCAGCATACCGCTCATGATGGGCATACACGAGCCGCTGAGGGCCACGGAAGAGGAGAGGCTCATACCGCTGGAGAGCCACGGGGTGAAGCTCATATCCGTCGGCTTCATGCTCGACGAGGAGACCCCTCTTGTCTGGAGGGGGCCGCTCCTCATGCAGCTCACCAAGCAGTTCCTTACCCAGGTGGAGTGGGGAGAGCTCGACTACCTCGTGATAGACCTGCCGCCCGGTACCGGGGACATACAGCTAACACTCGTACAGACCATACCTCTTTCGGGCGCGGTCATCGTAACGACCCCGCAGGACGTGGCGCTCATCGACGCCCGGCGCGCGATAAAGATGTTCAACGAGGTAAAAGTGCCGATAACGGGTATCGTGGAGAACATGAGCCACTTCGTCTGCTCGCACTGCGGAGAGACGACCGAGATATTCAGCCACGGAGGGGGGGAGAAGACGAGCGAGCGCTACAAGGTGCCGTTCCTGGGGAAGATCCCTCTGGACCCGGAGATACGCGCCGGCGGGGACGACGGAAAGCCGATCGTGGCAGCCGCGCCCGACTCGCCGCACACCGAGGCCTTCATGAAGGTCGCCGAGCAGGTGGCGAGTAAGCTGAGTGTTATTGCGCTGACGTAGGGTTTTTAGCTTTAAAAGTTCTGTCACTCCCGCCCCGTATCAAGTACGGGGCAGGCTCCAGCGGGAGTCCAGAAATCCTTGAAAAGACTAGATTCCTGCTTCCGCAGGAATGACCGTATTTTTCTTTGGGGGTAAGGGCCGTGGCCCTTACCCCCTCTTTTATTTCAGCAGCCTGGCCTGCCTGCATGGTGTACCGCTCCCTTTGCTTGTCGGTGGAGACGCGGCAGTATATGGCGCAGATGTTGAGGTCGGTCATGGGGAGGGATGGTATCAGCTTTCCTTTCGGAAGACCAATAGGAAGACATCTTTGACTCCGAGAAATGCAGCGGTTTCCCCGGACATGATCCTGTCGAGGGCCCAGCCATCCGTGGCGTGTTCGTTGATCGTATTCTGCAGGTCCAGTGCCGACATCTGCTTAAAAAGCTTCCTGTGCTTGATCTCGACGACCTTATAGGTGGGCATGGAGTCCTCCTTATAACCCTTCGATGTCCTCTGCGGGCGTATAAAGGATTAAAGAACCCACAACCTTACTCGACAAGCGACTTTACACTATCTAATATCTCTTGCCTGTTGTGTCTATTTGTTGCTTCTGTTTCTTCTATTTATTGGGCAGAACCTATGTCAAAAGAAAAAGAAATTTCGACAATATTAGAATCACTTGAGTCATC comes from Thermodesulfobacteriota bacterium and encodes:
- the apbC gene encoding iron-sulfur cluster carrier protein ApbC — protein: MADITQAQVLEALGTVMDPDLGKDLVTLNMIRNVRIDGGTVAFSLVLTTSACPLKKELEDSSRKAALTVPGVEKVDIEVTSEVPQGKKMPDKAPIPGVRNTIAVASGKGGVGKSTVSVNLALALSKTGARVGLLDTDLYGPSIPLMMGIHEPLRATEEERLIPLESHGVKLISVGFMLDEETPLVWRGPLLMQLTKQFLTQVEWGELDYLVIDLPPGTGDIQLTLVQTIPLSGAVIVTTPQDVALIDARRAIKMFNEVKVPITGIVENMSHFVCSHCGETTEIFSHGGGEKTSERYKVPFLGKIPLDPEIRAGGDDGKPIVAAAPDSPHTEAFMKVAEQVASKLSVIALT
- a CDS encoding DUF4177 domain-containing protein, with amino-acid sequence MPTYKVVEIKHRKLFKQMSALDLQNTINEHATDGWALDRIMSGETAAFLGVKDVFLLVFRKES